A region from the Fusarium musae strain F31 chromosome 1, whole genome shotgun sequence genome encodes:
- a CDS encoding hypothetical protein (EggNog:ENOG41) — MSDNAEKETTPQIDTPVTKVEITPNKVEISTAPETQAIPQNDNVAHALAGAGGGLLSMILTYPLITLSTRAQVESKKAESKFSEAVGNIIAREGISGLYSGINSALFGISVTNFVYYYWYEWTRGFFEKAAAKAGRAGAKLTTVESMIAGAIAGSATVIITNPIWVVNTRVTTRQQEKKQDLESGESKPAKAPSTIGTLLLLLKNEGPQALFSGVIPALVLVINPILQYTLFEQLKNTVEKRRKVTPTIAFFLGALGKLFATAITYPYITVKSQMHVQGSGKKEGSLSALSRIVRESGYSGLYRGIGPKVTQSVLTAALLFAFKDVLYEQTVRLRMAQAARRRVAA, encoded by the exons ATGTCCGACAACGCCGAAAAGGAGACCACTCCTCAGATCGACACCCCTGTGACGAAGGTCGAGATCACTCCTAACAAGGTCGAAATTAGCACGGCGCCTGAGACTCAGGCAATCCCTCAGAACGACAATGTCGCTCACGCTCTTGCTGGCGCCGGAGGTGGTCTTCTGTCCATGATCCTGAC CTACCCTCTCATTACCCTCTCCACACGCGCTCAGGTCGAGTCTAAGAAGGCCGAGAGCAAGTTCAGCGAGGCTGTTGGCAACATCATCGCCCGCGAGGGTATCTCTGGTCTCTACTCCGGTATTAACTCGGCCCTCTTCGGCATCAGCGTCACCAACTTTGTCTACTACTACTGGTATGAATGGACTCGCGGTTTCTtcgagaaggctgctgccaaggctggtcGCGCTGGCGCCAAGCTCACGACTGTTGAATCCATGATTGCTGGTGCGATCGCTGGTTCGGCcaccgtcatcatcaccaaccctATCTGGGTCGTCAACACCCGAGTCACTACTCGCcagcaagagaagaagcaggatcTCGAGTCCGGCGAGTCTAAGCCTGCCAAGGCTCCGAGCACCATCGGCACtctgctgctcctcctcaagaACGAGGGTCCTCAGGCTCTCTTCTCTGGTGTCATCCCGGCTCTTGTCCTCGTTATCAACCCTATTCTCCAGTACACTCTCTTCGAGCAACTCAAGAACACAGTTGAGAAGCGTCGCAAGGTGACTCCTACTATCGCATTCTTCCTCGGCGCCCTAGGCAAGCTGTTTGCTACTGCCATCACCTACCCTTACATCACCGTCAAGTCTCAGATGCACGTCCAGGGCAGTGGTAAGAAGGAGGGTTCCCTTAGTGCTCTTTCTCGCATCGTCCGTGAGAGTGGTTACTCTGGTCTCTACCGAG GCATCGGCCCTAAGGTCACGCAGAGCGTCCTCACTGCTGCGCTCCTCTTTGCCTTCAAGGACGTTCTCTATGAGCAGACCGTTCGTCTCCGAATGGCCCAGGCCGCTCGCCGACGTGTTGCCGCTTAA
- a CDS encoding hypothetical protein (EggNog:ENOG41) codes for MNTPSADIMSSPDPLNDTVEQSVMPPPSTRRVVRSSQRSSRFSSMGLGTSPRKQTFELEVGDNKAPQKLLVTVETEEPSATAGPSSARRKLFQDSPYLPISRRREMATTTTTVPLKGAIEDDNNATPRKRGRPRKTNGTPLPSAGTKRKSITPMHGSPRRRQRTTKDIDTPNKPADSNAQPTPGTKRRGRPPKNRPVDPPNPTEDERNARGFSETSNTSESQALDKIEVAGDAPGLPSPRADDSQADNDVTLVITPSEAEANQLRANRTAHNSAPAQQEEPDSDIWMATLDDEPTPRPGSRATQNAPAPSSPDHGRADDFSDFGDYGYGPAGSDVSSADEPQSDARSGNEDTVAAGEDFSMIFMDSLPSLQASMRSSVREIAENDIGEETSLIINNTLESLRQSLQDRDRPNVNKETAEQDKEPHSSAPAPAEPRDERRQSTIRPPMTFSPNRNLSSLWRQTPRRMGSSPLRRQVLQSNTRDNSDAEYRGSPLATQRQDSSHLEIENSNLYDDSFSEIPDAVLEAATPRRPRAITKKPPSETDDVQMEDADLIQFEDEPQQAEMQEKEKGVEEQSAEAEQVAAEDQDAAEEQEQEEAGPPEASVGSVISRSDGGRLPTPDDTPPNIDFGNSTAPKSISVSHSPARSASSIDSPPRNSSPGPATAAQVSLEAIEIEDEIVDQAIEATGQVTNGAIVEVEVADNDDEPITDMTIVPEPDDHSVSDDQPLEEPIMDDPVEEELEEVQEIPEILVPQQPHLSLEAEMQQPEVTPLNQLTSPIQEPQSLPDVPPERVRRPTLSPIMRAGRALQSVTSDPPTPEARDHHLRSPFRRSASRELGPRVTQPNQRTNASPGNSRPFTETAQISKEVYDDPFGTNTRHTGQASFMEALERRSAGSSPRHRRTMSRESAASSTHFQAPSEGRMSWVDREGPISDNLRGDVPLEALARSTARPPEPQSISHDQLDGAVDDADDETEDAGDDMDLWEFEAQRSSPHATRQPSPTRKPESPIPRRSTLPSPWRRQANRGTQRPPTTTDQTRNELEENEEHLEEETAPQANSVEVVQDEPSQAEEYSLLAQREVPQESDKAPATAKVGRFDLSTFFSSPAAIPGILADKLSPLKKMSAFGARPTETEPKPTETAHTLPTSSMFPQLPPQELVPRGQPRAGFFSPIRPVQPLARRDQSEEPENDEYSRSDSRSNMSSPSRQATASLGQGEHDTFMQETSEQQNESKQQDELDEEGTEVLEEDDEDQVSEPLPSVPQKMNFTPQRRNHSQSFFKASTQAAAPIPSSSATTPPRMQLTHADIQKWQQQTSNASENSPKRPTASTLLRPLPPRNASPIKSSLRSPLKPHTPGRVVEFTSSVLSPIEQAKVRHQRRLSNSSATSQSSTGAQRPRVPHETANKENNTISQIPISNEKIPTQQTHPEPLSQTVWTRRHWLLLDDLVQQRRQGPFSLHFERCSDKYLGRPASSKGESMMLKRWHLDCVDAFKAQVGGWDEAEVVKRLVGLILGGEKRSQVAERPARVMFH; via the coding sequence ATGAACACACCCAGCGCGGATATTATGTCGTCACCCGATCCTCTAAACGATACCGTTGAACAAAGTGTCATGCCCCCTCCATCCACGCGCCGTGTCGTCCGCAGCAGCCAACGGTCCAGCCGCTTCTCCTCCATGGGTTTAGGAACCTCTCCTAGGAAACAGACTTTCGAACTCGAGGTTGGAGATAATAAAGCGCCCCAGAAATTACTAGTTACGGTCGAGACAGAGGAGCCAAGCGCGACTGCAGGCCCCAGCAGCGCGCGACGAAAACTATTCCAAGACAGCCCTTACCTACCGATATCGCGACGCAGAGAAATGGCGACCACCACGACGACTGTGCCACTAAAGGGGGCGATCGAAGACGATAACAACGCGACTCCCAGGAAACGAGGACGACCGAGAAAAACAAATGGCACACCCCTACCCAGCGCAGGCACCAAGAGAAAGTCAATAACACCGATGCATGGGAGCCCCCGGAGAAGACAACGTACGACAAAAGATATAGATACACCGAATAAACCGGCAGACAGTAATGCGCAGCCAACACCAGGAACAAAAAGACGAGGTCGACCACCGAAGAACCGTCCTGTTGACCCACCAAATCCCACAGAAGACGAACGAAACGCGAGGGGGTTTTCAGAGACGAGTAACACATCGGAAAGTCAAGCTCTCGATAAAATTGAGGTTGCTGGTGATGCCCCCGGCCTGCCCTCACCCCGCGCCGACGACTCACAAGCTGACAACGATGTGACTCTGGTCATCACACCGTCAGAAGCTGAGGCAAATCAATTACGCGCAAACCGAACCGCGCATAATAGTGCGCCTGCTCAGCAAGAAGAACCGGACTCAGATATTTGGATGGCAACATTAGACGATGAACCAACGCCGCGGCCTGGGAGTCGCGCAACCCAAAATGCGCCTGCTCCTTCAAGTCCAGACCATGGACGAGCAGATGATTTCTCAGATTTTGGAGATTATGGCTATGGACCAGCCGGAAGCGACGTATCTTCTGCAGACGAACCTCAGAGCGACGCCCGTTCTGGGAACGAAGATACGGTCGCGGCGGGTGAAGACTTTAGCATGATATTCATGGACTCGCTCCCTTCTCTACAAGCAAGCATGCGCAGCTCTGTTCGAGAGATCGCCGAGAACGACATTGGCGAGGAAACCAGCCTAATTATTAACAACACTTTGGAGTCTCTACGACAGTCTCTGCAGGATCGCGACAGACCTAATGTGAATAAGGAAACCGCCGAGCAAGACAAGGAGCCCCATTCATCGGCACCCGCTCCAGCTGAGCCTCGAGATGAACGCCGGCAATCTACCATTCGCCCACCCATGACCTTTTCGCCCAACCGCAACTTATCCTCCCTATGGCGTCAGACCCCGCGAAGAATGGGCTCTTCCCCATTGCGACGGCAAGTGTTGCAGTCAAACACGCGAGACAATTCGGACGCTGAATATCGCGGATCTCCTCTGGCAACACAACGACAAGACTCCTCACATCTCGAAATCGAGAATTCAAACTTGTACGACGACTCTTTCTCAGAGATACCCGATGCAGTACTTGAGGCAGCCACTCCCCGCCGTCCTCGAGCCATAACCAAGAAACCACCATCAGAGACAGACGATGTTCAAATGGAGGATGCGGACCTTATCCAGTTTGAAGATGAGCCCCAGCAAGCAGAGAtgcaggaaaaagaaaaaggggTTGAAGAACAAAGTGCAGAGGCAGAACAGGTGGCAgctgaagatcaagatgcagccgaagagcaagaacaagaagaggccGGACCTCCAGAAGCTTCGGTTGGAAGTGTTATCTCTCGTTCGGATGGCGGGCGTCTCCCCACTCCCGACGACACCCCTCCAAATATCGATTTTGGAAACAGTACAGCTCCGAAGTCAATAAGCGTATCACACAGTCCAGCTAGGTCTGCATCTTCCATAGATTCGCCGCCGAGGAACTCATCACCTGGGCCCGCCACCGCAGCTCAGGTATCACTTGAAGCGATAGAGATTGAAGACGAAATTGTTGACCAAGCTATTGAAGCTACCGGGCAAGTCACGAATGGGGCCATTGTTGAAGTGGAAGTAGCCGACAACGATGATGAACCCATCACAGATATGACTATTGTGCCGGAACCTGATGACCATTCTGTTTCAGATGACCAGCCCTTGGAGGAGCCCATTATGGACGACCcggttgaagaagaacttgAAGAGGTCCAAGAGATTCCTGAAATCCTTGTACCTCAGCAACCCCATTTGTCCTTAGAGGCCGAAATGCAGCAGCCAGAAGTCACGCCACTAAATCAACTTACATCACCTATCCAGGAACCTCAATCGTTGCCTGATGTGCCACCAGAGAGAGTCAGACGTCCCACATTGTCCCCTATTATGAGGGCGGGGAGAGCTTTGCAGAGCGTGACCTCGGATCCTCCAACGCCGGAGGCCCGCGACCATCATTTGCGAAGCCCTTTCAGAAGATCTGCTTCTAGAGAGCTAGGTCCAAGGGTAACTCAGCCAAATCAACGGACGAATGCGAGTCCTGGGAATTCCCGTCCATTCACTGAAACTGCCCAGATCTCCAAAGAAGTTTATGACGACCCCTTTGGAACAAACACCAGGCATACAGGTCAAGCTAGCTTTATGGAAGCTCTCGAGAGGAGAAGTGCTGGTTCGTCACCACGCCATCGCCGAACAATGTCCAGGGAATCTGCAGCAAGCTCTACGCATTTCCAGGCTCCCAGTGAGGGTAGAATGAGTTGGGTTGATAGAGAAGGTCCTATAAGCGACAACCTCAGAGGAGATGTACCCCTTGAGGCTTTGGCACGATCAACAGCCAGACCTCCCGAACCGCAATCCATTTCTCATGACCAATTGGACGGGGCGGTGGATGACGCAGATGACGAAACCGAAGATGCCGGCGATGATATGGATTTGTGGGAGTTTGAAGCCCAAAGGTCAAGCCCTCATGCAACCCGTCAGCCTTCACCAACGAGGAAACCCGAGTCACCTATCCCCAGACGGAGCACTCTCCCGAGCCCTTGGAGGAGGCAGGCCAACAGGGGAACACAACGGCCTCCAACGACTACAGATCAGACAAGGAATGAACTggaagagaatgaagaacacctggaagaagagaccGCGCCTCAAGCTAATAGCGTGGAGGTCGTGCAGGATGAACCATCTCAAGCAGAGGAGTATTCTCTTCTCGCTCAAAGGGAGGTTCCTCAAGAATCTGATAAGGCTCCTGCTACGGCCAAAGTGGGCCGTTTCGATCTCTCaactttcttctcttcaccgGCCGCGATCCCAGGCATCTTGGCTGACAAGCTATCTCCTCTTAAGAAGATGTCCGCCTTTGGAGCGCGGCCCACGGAAACCGAGCCGAAGCCCACGGAGACAGCTCACACCCTTCCGACAAGCTCCATGTTCCCACAGTTACCACCACAGGAGCTTGTACCTCGAGGGCAGCCAAGGGcaggcttcttctctcctATACGCCCCGTTCAGCCCCTGGCGAGAAGAGACCAGTCTGAAGAACCTGAAAATGATGAATATTCTCGGTCAGATTCACGGTCGAATATGTCGTCACCAAGTCGACAGGCAACAGCTTCCTTAGGACAGGGAGAGCATGACACTTTTATGCAGGAAACATCTGAGCAACAAAATGAGAGTAAACAACAGGACGAGCTCGACGAGGAGGGCACAGAAgtacttgaagaagatgatgaagatcaagtATCCGAGCCATTGCCTTCCGTGCCTCAGAAGATGAACTTTACTCCTCAGCGAAGAAACCACAGTCAGAGTTTCTTCAAGGCTTCAACTCAGGCTGCTGCCCCGATCCCGAGTAGTAGTGCCACCACTCCACCGAGGATGCAGCTCACTCACGCCGATATACAAAAGTGGCAGCAGCAAACATCCAATGCAAGTGAAAACTCCCCCAAGCGACCCACAGCTAGCACTCTCCTCCGTCCTTTACCTCCCAGGAACGCTTCCCCAATCAAATCAAGTCTTCGTTCGCCACTCAAACCTCACACTCCTGGTCGTGTGGTTGAGTTCACCAGCAGCGTCCTATCTCCCATCGAGCAAGCCAAGGTTCGACATCAACGTCGACTATCCAACTCCTCAGCAACATCTCAGTCAAGCACAGGGGCCCAGCGTCCTCGTGTACCACACGAAACTGCCAACAAGGAGAATAACACCATCTCGCAAATTCCTATCTCTAACGAGAAAATCCCAACACAACAGACCCACCCCGAACCACTCTCCCAAACGGTCTGGACAAGAAGACACTGGCTGCTCTTGGATGATCTTGTTCAACAGCGACGTCAGGGCCCCTTCAGTCTTCATTTTGAACGCTGTTCAGACAAATATCTTGGAAGACCGGCCTCAAGCAAAGGCGAGTCAATGATGCTGAAGCGTTGGCACTTGGACTGCGTCGACGCTTTCAAAGCACAAGTCGGCGGCTgggatgaggctgaagtgGTCAAAAGATTAGTTGGCTTGATTCTCGgcggagagaagaggagccaAGTGGCTGAAAGACCAGCAAGAGTTATGTTTCACTAA
- a CDS encoding hypothetical protein (BUSCO:EOG092630YS), with translation MAAAESARVQEAQKLAKSDPRKAEAIYKDIISKAPSTTSDAATREYETALISLGELYRDEKNTQELVTLVKESRTVFSSFAKAKSAKLVRQLLDLIKEIPDSTDIEISVTKDCIEWATAERRAFQRQDLEVRLVTLQMAKQSYYEALGLINNLLRELKRLDDKLRLVEVQLLESRVYHALGNIPKSRAALTSARTSAASVYTPPMLQANLDMQSGMLHAEDKDFNTAFSYFIEALDGYHSQDESTRAQAALQYMLLCKIMLNLVDDVNNLMTSKQALKYAGKNLEAMKAIARAHSNRSLEEYERALSSYRYELGSDAFIRNHLRRLYDAMLEQNLIKVIEPFSRVEIDHIAKMVGLDTQQVERKLSQMILDKVIIGVLDQGAGCLIIFDETHRDESYDAALATIEKLSSVVDVLYTNQASMLE, from the exons ATGGCGGCGGCCGAATCAGCGAGGGTTCAGGAAGCGCAGAAGCTCGCTAAGTCTGATCCTCGAAAGGCTGAGGCCATCTACAAggacatcatctccaaggctCCCAGCACCACATCCGATGCTGCCACTCGCGAGTACGAGACCGCTCTGATCAGTTTAGGAGAGCTGTATCGAGATGAGAA GAATACCCAAGAGTTGGTGACCTTGGTCAAGGAGAGCAGAAccgtcttctcttctttcgcaAAGGCCAAGTCAGCAAAGCTTG TCCGCCAACTGCTTGACCTCATCAAGGAAATCCCCGATAGCACCGATATCGAAATCTCCGTCACCAAGGACTGTATAGAATGGGCCACCGCCGAGCGCCGCGCGTTTCAGCGACAGGACCTCGAGGTCCGTCTCGTCACTCTCCAGATGGCAAAGCAATCCTACTACGAAGCCCTCGGGCTCATTAACAACCTTCTTCGCGAGCTCAAGCGCCTGGATGACAAGCTCCGACTCGTCGAAGTTCAGCTCCTCGAGTCGAGAGTTTACCACGCCCTCGGCAACATCCCCAAGTCCCGTGCCGCTCTTACCAGTGCACGAACAAGCGCCGCTAGCGTATACACCCCTCCGATGCTACAGGCCAACCTCGATATGCAGAGCGGCATGCTTCATGCTGAGGACAAGGACTTCAACACCGCGTTCTCTTACTTCATTGAGGCTCTCGATGGCTACCACTCTCAAGATGAGAGCACCCGAGCTCAGGCTGCTCTTCAGTACATGCTTCTCTGCAAGATCATGCTAAACCTCGTTGACGATGTCAACAACCTTATGACTTCCAAGCAAGCCCTGAAGTACGCAGGCAAGAACCTAGAGGCTATGAAGGCCATTGCTCGCGCACATTCGAATCGATCACTGGAGGAATATGAGCGAGCACTTTCGTCTTACCGATATGAGCTCGGTAGCGACGCTTTTATCCGCAACCACCTTCGCCGCCTCTACGATGCTATGTTGGAGCAGAACCTAATCAAAGTCATCGAGCCTTTCTCACGCGTCGAAATCGACCACATTGCCAAGATGGTTGGCCTCGACACTCAGCAGGTTGAGCGAAAACTGTCTCAGATGATCTTGGACAAGGTCATTATCGGGGTTTTGGACCAGGGGGCTGGttgtctcatcatctttgacgagACGCACCGGGATGAGTCCTATGATGCGGCTCTGGCAACCATCGAGAAACTGAGCAGTGTGGTGGATGTACTTTACACGAACCAAGCTTCCATGCTGGAATAG
- a CDS encoding hypothetical protein (BUSCO:EOG09264IDN) yields MFRQAIATSSRALRAAPKVAVPRPFIQSQFQAAPAFALRSVKPAVSRWYSDAKETETKPAEEAKAEEKPAEGEKENDPLAELKKELAAKENEVKDWKDKCMRTVADFRNLQERTTREVKAAKDFAIQKFAKDLVDSVDNLDRALGMVPKDKLNAPDRPEGLEDLANLYEGLKMTEDILMNTLKKHGLERLNPEGEKFNPNEQEATFMTPQPDKEDGTVFFVQQKGFKLNGRVLRAAKVGVVKNK; encoded by the exons ATGTTCCGACAGGCCATTGCTACCTCATCCCGCGCTCTGCGAGCTGCTCCCAAGGTCGCCGTCCCCCGACCTTTTATTCAGTCGCAATTTCAGGCCGCGCCCGCCTTTGCTCTCAGATCCGTTAAGCCTGCCGTGTCGAGATGGTACAGTGACGCTAAGGAGACTGAGACCAAGCCTGCTGAGGAGGCCAAAGCCGAGGAAAAGCCCGCTGAGGGTGAGAAAGAGAACGATCCTCTCgctgagctcaagaaggagctTGCAGCCAAGGAGAACGAGGTCAAGGACTGGAAG GATAAGTGTATGCGCACCGTCGCCGATTTCCGCAACCTCCAGGAGCGCACCACACGTGAGGTCAAGGCCGCTAAAGATTTTGCCATCCAAAAATTCGCCAAGGATCTCGTCGACAGCGTCGATAACCTCGACCGCGCCCTTGGAATGGTTCCCAAGGATAAGCTCAATGCCCCAGACCGACCTGAGGGCCTCGAGGATCTCGCCAACCTGTATGAGGGTCTCAAGATGACCGAAGATATCCTCATGAATACCCTTAAGAAGCACGGCCTCGAGCGACTCAATCCCGAGGGCGAGAAATTCAACCCCAACGAGCAGGAGGCCACTTTTATGACTCCCCAGCCTGATAAGGAGGACGGCACTGTTTTCTTCGTTCAACAGAAGGGCTTCAAGCTTAACGGCCGGGTGCTGCGCGCCGCCAAGGTCGGTGTTGTCAAGAACAAATAA
- a CDS encoding hypothetical protein (EggNog:ENOG41~BUSCO:EOG09265QTV), whose translation MDWKTPSKYITLVSGDGFEFVVLRDAALVSPIIKGMLDVRSQFAEAKEARCVFQEMSAMVLDKVVEYFHYWYRYRNSEDVPDMEIPVELCLELLAAADYLGLDQYAAQQCIATTDFFDTNLIQGKYGHEVRSYEIDSDMGMKITL comes from the exons ATGGACTGGAAGACACCCAGCAAATACATCACCCTCGTTTCTGGCGATGGCTTCGAGTTTGTCGTTCTACGCGATGCTGCTCTTGTCAGTCCAATCATCAAGGGCATGCTCGACGTGAGAAGTCAGTTCGCCGAAGCTAAAGAGGCCCGTTGTGTCTTCCAAGAGATGAG CGCCATGGTCCTTGATAAGGTTGTCGAATACTTCCACTACTGGTACCGCTATCGTAACAGCGAGGATGTTCCCGACATGGAGATCCCGGTCGAGCTCTGCCTCGAACTGCTGGCCGCGGCAGATTACCTGGGCTTGGACCAGTATGCAGCCCAGCAATGCATTGCTACAACCGATTTCTTCGATACTAATCTCATCCAGGGCAAATATGGGCATGAAGTGAGAAGCTACGAGATCGATTCAGATATGGGCATGAAAATTACACTCTAA
- a CDS encoding hypothetical protein (EggNog:ENOG41~BUSCO:EOG09262LI4): MAANTFETQGVRVAVEGCGHGTLDAIYASVEESCKQRGWDGVDILIIGGDFQSVRNAADLSIMSCPVKYRRLGDFPKYYSGEQKAPYLTIFIAGNHEASSHLWELYYGGWVAPNIYYMGAANILRFGPLRIAGLSGIWKGFDYRKPHHERLPFSGDDVKSWYHIREFDVRKMLQVRTQVDVGLSHDWPRAVEWHGDHAELFKKKPFFKKESIDGTLGNVAAEYVMDRLRPPYWFSAHMHVKFAAVKVYKDAEPVAQESKEILVPAPAPAPATDANPDEIDLDMDDDDDEGSKAEPVAEVKKSEAEEKEAPEASNEVSDELRAQLPASFARPQPKKTPGQPVPPEITNKEVRFLALDKCEGHRHYLQLCEIQPFKPETSSEYPPSKESPRWRLQYDPEWLAITRVFHDSLIVGDRSVQTPPDLGEGHYLPLIEKEREWVEENIVRSEKLDVPYNFEITAPPYVPGSPEIVNDQPEEYTSPQTAAFCKLMGLANRGDRGKHRDHPKLTNDSLVVAEVVEEVEAAGDEEEGKGEAVEEDGDGIEVYMDELVYTITILKHRLPSASIS; the protein is encoded by the exons ATGGCTGCAAACACATTCGAGACGCAGGGCGTCCGAGTTGCAGTAGAAGGATGT GGCCATGGCACGTTGGATGCAATCTACGCCTCAGTAGAAGAGTCTTGTAAGCAACGTGGGTGGGATGGCGTCGATATTCTCATCATTGGAGGCGATTTTCAG TCCGTACGAAATGCTGCAGATTTGAGCATCATGTCTTGCCCTGTCAAGTACCGACGCCTAGGAGATTTTCCCAAGTACTACTCTGGTGAACAAAAAGCACCCTATCTAACAATATTCATTGCTGGAAACCACGAAGCAAGTTCACATCTCTGGGAGCTTTATTATGGAGGCTGGGTGGCACCCAATATCTACTATATGGGTGCTGCCAATATCTTGCGCTTCGGCCCACTACGAATCGCTGGACTGTCTGGCATCTGGAAGGGGTTTGACTATCGAAAGCCTCATCACGAGAGGCTTCCATTCAGCGGTGACGACGTCAAGTCGTGGTACCATATCCGAGAATTCGACGTCCGGAAAATGCTTCAAGTACGGACCCAGGTGGACGTCGGTCTCAGCCACGACTGGCCACGTGCAGTTGAGTGGCATGGGGACCATGCAGAACTCTTTAAAAAGAAACCTTTCTTCAAAAAGGAGTCCATAGATGGTACCCTTGGAAACGTGGCAGCAGAGTATGTCATGGACCGCTTACGACCTCCTTATTGGTTCTCAGCCCACATGCACGTCAAGTTCGCTGCGGTCAAGGTATACAAAGACGCCGAACCTGTGGCCCAAGAGAGCAAGGAAATTCTCGttcctgctcctgctcctgccCCAGCTACCGATGCCAACCCTGACGAAATAGACTTGGAtatggatgacgatgatgacgagggtTCGAAGGCTGAACCTGTTGCAGAAGTCAAAAAGAGCGAGGCTGAGGAAAAAGAGGCTCCAGAGGCGTCAAATGAAGTGTCGGATGAGCTAAGGGCGCAGCTTCCAGCATCGTTTGCTCGCCCTCAACCAAAGAAAACACCAGGCCAACCAGTACCTCCTGAGATCACGAACAAAGAGGTTCGATTCCTTGCCTTGGACAAGTGCGAAGGACATAGACACTACTTACAACTGTGCGAGATTCAACCTTTCAAGCCGGAGACGAGCTCTGAGTACCCCCCGTCCAAAGAATCACCTCGCTGGAGGTTGCAATACGATCCAGAATGGCTCGCAATCACTCGCGTTTTCCATGACTCCTTGATTGTAGGTGACCGGAGCGTACAGACGCCTCCtgatcttggagaagggCATTATCTGCCCCTCATcgaaaaagagagagaatggGTCGAGGAAAATATTGTCAGGAGTGAAAAGCTAGATGTTCCTTACAACTTCGAGATCACAGCACCGCCTTACGTACCAGGCTCTCCTGAGATTGTTAACGACCAGCCAGAAGAGTACACCAGCCCCCAGACGGCGGCTTTCTGTAAACTGATGGGGCTTGCAAAT AGAGGCGACAGAGGAAAGCACAGGGACCACCCAAAACTGACCAACGATTCTCTGGTGGTGGCAGAGGTCGTGGAGGAGGTAGAGGCGGCAggggacgaggaagagggcaAGGGAGAGGCCGTGGAGGAAGATGGTGACGGAATTGAAGTTTATATGGATGAATTGGTGTACACAATCACAATATTAAAGCACAGGCTACCTTCGGCATCTATTTCATAG
- the MOB11 gene encoding Maintenance of ploidy protein mob1 (EggNog:ENOG41), with the protein MFRYLNPKSLLTMQQLETTIIPVSLSGEPLMFVDELTLANPGTLVNSNQRTRNQFRPRVGKGGSASYQLRQYAEVTLGGGSLRKVVKLPEGEDENEWLAVNMVDFYNQINLLYGAITEFCSPQSCPEMKATDEFEYLWQDNENYKRPTKMPAPAYIEQLMSWVQANIDNEQVLPSKIGVPFPKSFPALVRQIFKRMYRVYAHIYCHHYPVIRELGLEPHLNTSFKQYVLFVDEHGLASGRDYWGPLGDLVDSMLKSD; encoded by the exons ATGTTTCGATACTTGAACCCGAAGTCGCTCTTGACGATGCAGCAGTTGGAAACGACCATTATACCCGTCTCCCTGTCGGGAGAACCTCTGATGTTTGTAGATGAGTTGACACTTGCTAACCCGGGAACTCTGGTGAATAGTAACCAGCGGACGAGAAACCAGTTCCGCCCGCGCGTGGGCAAGGGCGGCTCGGCCAGTTATCAGTTGCGACAATATGCTGAGGTGACGCTTGGCGGTGGCAGTTTGCGCAAGGTTGTCAAGCTTCCGGaaggcgaggatgagaacGAGTGGTTAGCTGTCAACA TGGTGGACTTCTATAACCAGATCAACCTTCTCTATGGTGCCATTACCGAGTTCTGCTCACCACAGTCATGCCCTGAGATGAAGGCTACTGATGA GTTCGAGTATTTGTGGCAAGACAATGAGAACTACAAGCGTCCAACCAAGATGCCTGCACCAGCATACATTGAGCAGCTCATGTCATGGGTGCAGGCGAATATTGACAACGAACAAGTCTTGCCCAGCAAGATCG GCGTACCCTTCCCCAAATCATTCCCAGCGCTGGTTCGCCAGATCTTCAAACGCATGTACCGTGTATATGCACACATCTACTGCCACCACTACCCCGTGATTCGTGAGCTCGGACTCGAGCCGCACCTCAACACGAGCTTCAAGCAGTATGTGCtgtttgttgatgagcaCGGCCTGGCGAGTGGTAGAGATTACTGGGGTCCCCTTGGTGATCTGGTGGACAGCATGCTCAAGAGCGACTAG